One window from the genome of Oryza glaberrima chromosome 3, OglaRS2, whole genome shotgun sequence encodes:
- the LOC127765111 gene encoding transcription factor MYB2, whose translation MDMAHERDASSEEEVMGGDLRRGPWTVEEDLLLVNYIAAHGEGRWNSLARSAGLKRTGKSCRLRWLNYLRPDLRRGNITPQEQLLILELHSRWGNRWSKIAQHLPGRTDNEIKNYWRTRVQKHAKQLKCDVNSQQFKDVMRYLWMPRLVERIQAAAAGQQQQQEGGADTPPLSWQHGGSDGLYESPELPAPDASCWPAEYCAAAGGAQSGGTPAPELSSTTAGSSSPSTDSGAGAQPSWPTQADGAEWFTTACDASSATGGVAMRDTELELAQPPCQGGQTWTTSESSLPGLTFPDLAVADFEIGGFDVDSFWTSMEDDQLWCPTQAAV comes from the exons ATGGACATGGCGCACGAGAGGGACGCGagcagcgaggaggaggtgatgggCGGCGACCTGCGTCGCGGGCCGTGGACGGTGGAGGAGGACCTCCTGCTCGTCAACTACATCGCCGCGCACGGCGAGGGCCGCTGGAACTCGCTCGCCCGATCAGCAG GGCTGAAACGCACAGGCAAGAGCTGCCGGCTCCGGTGGCTGAACTACCTCCGCCCCGACCTCCGGCGAGGCAACATCACGCCGCAGGAGCAGCTGCTCATCCTGGAGCTGCACTCGCGGTGGGGAAACCGCTGGTCCAAGATCGCGCAGCACCTCCCGGGACGCACCgacaacgagatcaagaactacTGGCGCACGCGGGTGCAGAAGCACGCCAAGCAGCTCAAGTGCGACGTCAACAGCCAGCAGTTCAAGGACGTCATGCGCTACCTCTGGATGCCCCGCCTCGTCGAGCGcatccaggccgccgccgccgggcagcagcagcagcaggagggcggcgccgacacGCCGCCCCTGTCGTGGCAGCACGGCGGCTCCGACGGGCTCTACGAGTCGCCGGAGCTCCCGGCGCCCGATGCCAGCTGCTGGCCAGCCGAGTActgcgcggcggccggcggcgcgcagtCGGGCGGCACGCCTGCACCGGAGCTGTCGAGCACCACGgccgggtcgtcgtcgccgtccacgGACTCCGGCGCCGGGGCGCAGCCCAGCTGGCCCACGCAGGCCGACGGCGCCGAGTGGTTCACCACCGCCTGCGACGCCTCCAGCGCCACTGGCGGCGTGGCCATGCGCGACACGGAGCTGGAGCTGGCCCAGCCGCCGTGCCAGGGCGGGCAGACGTGGACGACGTCCGAGTCGTCGCTGCCTGGCCTCACCTTccccgacctcgccgtcgcggaCTTCGAGATCGGCGGCTTCGACGTCGATAGCTTCTGGACGAGCATGGAGGACGACCAGCTGTGGTGCCCCACCCAGGCCGCCGTGTGA